A stretch of the Vigna radiata var. radiata cultivar VC1973A chromosome 7, Vradiata_ver6, whole genome shotgun sequence genome encodes the following:
- the LOC106766032 gene encoding type 1 phosphatases regulator ypi1-like, translated as MSSSSITATTTITIQNSEPSTSSSQNQQQQPEEVLFLPLNRKKKKVSWKEGTVDNEFMQKKSSKKCCIFHKERPFDEDDSDEDEHHSDKCPHDSGLCFKNHDEAGPSS; from the coding sequence ATGTCTTCCTCTTCTATCactgccaccaccaccataacAATTCAAAACTCTGAGCCATCAACCTCTTCATCTCAGAACCAACAACAGCAACCTGAAGAAGTACTTTTCCTCCCCCTCAATcgcaagaagaaaaaggttagTTGGAAAGAGGGCACCGTAGACAATGAGTTTATGCAGAAGAAGAGTTCCAAGAAATGCTGTATCTTCCATAAAGAGAGGCCCTTTGATGAAGATGACAGCGATGAAGATGAACATCACTCTGACAAATGCCCTCACGATAGTGGGTTATGCTTTAAGAATCATGATGAAGCTGGCCCAAGTAGCTAG
- the LOC106767019 gene encoding acyl-coenzyme A thioesterase 13 — protein MELEAVKKYLEKGVGTSSEVDGLPLRFLDPLIMNSLKVDLIEPGRILCSMKITQRLLNADNTLHGGAAAALVDVVGSAVIPTVGYGLNTGVSVEINVSYLDAAYVDEEIEIEARALRVGKVVAVISXEFKKKKTGKIFAQGRHTKFLPAFSKM, from the exons ATGGAGTTGGAAGCAGTGAAGAAGTACTTGGAGAAAGGAGTGGGAACATCATCGGAGGTTGATGGCTTGCCACTGAGGTTTCTGGATCCCCTAATAATGAATTCGCTTAAGGTTGATCTCATCGAACCTGGTCGCATTCTCTGTTCCATGAAGATAACTCAACGTTTACTC AACGCTGACAATACGTTGCACGGTGGTGCCGCCGCTGCGCTGGTGGATGTGGTGGGTTCCGCCGTGATTCCCACCGTTGGATATGGTCTCAATACGGGGGTTTCCGTTGAGATTAATGTTTCCTACTTGGATGCTGCCTATGTCGAT GAGGAGATTGAGATCGAGGCCAGAGCACTCCGTGTTGGGAAGGTTGTTGCTGTTATAAGCNTAgagtttaagaagaaaaaaactggCAAAATTTTTGCTCAGGGACGACATACCAAGTTTCTTCCTGCTTTCAGTAAGATGTGA